The Pyrus communis chromosome 5, drPyrComm1.1, whole genome shotgun sequence region tgtgtagtttaaaattttgatttcaggACCAGAACGAGGCTGTGAAAAAGGGACTGATAACTATGCAAGATGTGGAAATGGCTGCTGCCGATGCTGATGGTAACTCCTCCTCTCAATCTCTCCGTTGAATTTTTAATCTTGATCTTAAGCTTCAAAATCATGATTAATTAATCTTTAATCGTTGTACACCAAATTAAACAACGCATTGCTAGTTAACTTGTTTCTGTTAAATCCAACGGAGATTGCATCAAGAAGTTGACATAAGGTCTTTTGTTTGTAGAAGGGGAAGAATCTAAAGACACCAAGACAACTTCAAAGTTTCCCATGAAGAAGAAGAGTGTCAAGCTCAAACAACTACAACGCAAAGGTAAAAGTTACTTTGATATTCTCGCGTCTCTTCCCGTCTTACGTTGTTATGTTTGTTTTGCTGTCATCATTTTCTGTGAGTGCTCAAATTTGCTGTTTTTCTCAATGGACAGGTAAGAATAAAGGAAAATCTTCGAAGAAGGCGGCAGCTGCTACTGCCGAAACTTCAGGGGATGCAATGCTAGAGTAGATTAGTTGTATCTAGCTTATGAGAGATCTTGTCAACACTGTACTCAACCCCATCCGAGTGTAATGCTTTTCTCTAATTGGAAAATCGAATGCATTTTAAGACCGGAACTTGCCACCGTGGTGCACTATTCATTTCAACGAAAAATTATTGTTTACCAATTATATCAGGTCATTCGATACTCATATATTTCGATTTACCATTAAGTACGACAAAAAAGTACACAAACCACCAAGAAAAGGAAAACGGGAGCACTAACTTATCATTGaatctgttaaaaaaaaaaaaaacacatcaaGTTCTCCTACTTTCAATCTCCTTCGCTAATCAAGTGCTAAACTAGACACTGAGTGTGAAT contains the following coding sequences:
- the LOC137735000 gene encoding uncharacterized protein, with product MAKFNEVQKRKRAQNAEKKRAVHGDATTGKLHNKPQPLSISGKRKRKLLKKWRRDQNEAVKKGLITMQDVEMAAADADEGEESKDTKTTSKFPMKKKSVKLKQLQRKGKNKGKSSKKAAAATAETSGDAMLE